The window ATTTTTCCAGTACACTTGATAGCTACATGTTTGATTAATAGCTCACTACACTTGACAGCTAAACATTTGAGTCCTTTTTATGTATGATAATATTTGTTTACTAATGTTTACTATGTTACTATCCAATACATATCTGAAGCatattaccttttttttttacataagaCAATTGTGAGGCTATCCCTGCTTAAAGAGGTTGTTTACTATGATTTCTAAGAAAAAATATTTCAATAATTTGATTCCTTCTTAAGTTTTTCCTAAGAAATCTTAGGAACATTCTTAATAACCTTTTGGGGGGAATACAATACTTTCTGAAACAATTTCTGAAGTAGAGTAAAATAGCATTtaataatacatttgtgttgcgTTTTTTTCAAATAAATTTGTGAATTTGGTCCCAAGGTGAGAGTGTAGAGTTGTGGATGGTGGTCCAGTCAGTAAACGTCACCCTCTATAGCCACCTCAAGCATGGCTCTATAATAAACAcaccagaggaccagagagaggaagaggagacagtGAGATTATTAAACTGCTGCCTTCCAGGCTTACACACTTACAAATCAACCAATCACAGCAAGTGTCTCCTCCAAATGACCAATCAGAAGATCCTGGAGTCCCAGACACAGTCACCGACACCCCCCCAGAGAAGTAAGTCTGAATAGTCTGTATTGGCCTCCTCTCTActgtcatctctttctctctcttccctaacCTCCTCTCATTTACTtgatatgctctctctctcctctgcccctggCCAGATGAGGGttggtgtgtgtacaggatgcTGTATCTGGCTCTTCCCTGTGTCGTCCTGCTACTGGTCCTCACCTTCATCCTGAGTCAGCTAGAATGGAAGAGGTTCTGCTGCCACAGTgagtctatctctctatctcacacacacacacacattcttattTTTGGTCTTATTCTCCTTTTTCCTGGTTCTCAGAGAAACTCAATATCTTCCCTGCCAGACTCTACAAAGCAAGAGCACCCATAATTGGTAGAAAGAAAACAACCATTACCGTGCACtcacaatctctctcacacattcttATTTGTATCTATATTTTTATTCATATTTTATCATTTAAATattcatttgttttattttttagattGTTAGTTCTTAGGATTAGTTAGACTACTGTAGTTTTCAACTTTTTGAttgaagatccgtatatgtttattgtttgcaccttccggccacagtaaattctgtgtttgtgtaaacctacatggcgaataaaaccaaattctgattctgattctcactcacactcagtcacttgcgcacacactcacactaaatAGCTGTATGTCCACAGATGAAAGGGGGCTGAAGATGAAGATTGCCACTACTCTCAATGGCAAGTGCTTTGGTTACATTAAACTTCATTCTACTGATCAAATTCAAACAAATCTATCCTAAGGATAGACATGTTCAAGTTCCTTGTTCAATCTCTGTAAGGTGTCTTGCCATCCAATAGGAGGCTTAACCAGTGTCTACGAGTCCCATTGTCCAATAACAGACTTCGACAAGGACTACAGATCCCGTTGTCCAAGTTAGTTCCTTAAGTCTAGATAAGAAGTAATCGTCCATTTGTTgttgagtatgtgtgagtggtAAAGTTCTTCACATCTTGTGCTTTGGCAGCTCTATCACCCATTCATGAGTCTGCAGGTAAGGAGTCATCTATTGCCCTTTTCCACACTGAGGGAATGTtgagtgtgttactgtgtgactATCTGTGTTTACTTTTGTTCACAGAGGAATAACACCATCAGAGGTTACTGTGACCACAAAGGTACATTCCCTTCATCAAAATAttaacatacagttaggtccataaatatttggacattgacacaattttcatcattttggctctgtataccaccacaatggatttgaaatgaaacaatcaagatgtgctttaagtgcagactttcagctttaatttcagggtatttacatccaaatcaggtgaacggtgtaggaattacaatacattttatatgtggcccccccctttttaagggaccaaaagtaattggacaattggctgctcagctgttccatggccaggtgtatgttattccctcatgggagtttgttatttcattgacaaggagcagataaaaggtctagagttcatttcaagtatggtatttgtgtttggaatctgttgctgtcaactctcaatatgaagtccaaagagttgtcaccatcagtgaagcaagccatcgttaggctcaaaaatcaaaacaaacctatcagagagatagcaaaaacattaggtgtggccaaatcaactgtttggtacattcttaaaaagaaagaacgcactggtgagctcagcaacaccaaaagacccggaagaccacggaaaacaactgtggtggatgacagaagaattctttccctggtgaagaaaaaccccttcacaacagttggccagatcaagaacactctccaggaggtaggcgtatctgtgtcaaagtcaaaaattaagagaagacttcaccagagtaaatacagagggttcaccacaagatgtaaaccattggtgagtctcaaaaacaggaagaccagattagagtttgccaaaaaacatctaaaagagcctgtacagttctggaacaacatcctatggacagatgagaccaagatcaacttgtaccagaatgatgggaagagaagagtatggagaagggaaggaactgctcatgatccaaagcataccacctcatcagtgaagcat of the Osmerus eperlanus chromosome 14, fOsmEpe2.1, whole genome shotgun sequence genome contains:
- the LOC134033571 gene encoding uncharacterized protein LOC134033571 isoform X1; translated protein: MHVAMTKAALIKLFILFILAFIICLPEFFITTRAVLRVNLHCHRYDPCDGLDRGERADKGRGESGIKEFCDSPLVPGGQGGMASEKPLCFKNNTNRKKNRNSTVTTSGHADSGWYMCDVDVDFLDLHGNASLSGESVELWMVVQSVNVTLYSHLKHGSIINTPEDQREEEETVRLLNCCLPGLHTYKSTNHSKCLLQMTNQKILESQTQSPTPPQRNEGWCVYRMLYLALPCVVLLLVLTFILSQLEWKRFCCHKKLNIFPARLYKARAPIIDERGLKMKIATTLNGGLTSVYESHCPITDFDKDYRSRCPTLSPIHESAEE
- the LOC134033571 gene encoding uncharacterized protein LOC134033571 isoform X2: MHVAMTKAALIKLFILFILAFIICLPEFFITTRAVLRVNLHCHRYDPCDGLDRGERADKGRGESGIKEFCDSPLVPGGQGGMASEKPLCFKNNTNRKKNRNSTVTTSGHADSGWYMCDVDVDFLDLHGNASLSGESVELWMVVQSVNVTLYSHLKHGSIINTPEDQREEEETVRLLNCCLPGLHTYKSTNHSKCLLQMTNQKILESQTQSPTPPQRNEGWCVYRMLYLALPCVVLLLVLTFILSQLEWKRFCCHNERGLKMKIATTLNGGLTSVYESHCPITDFDKDYRSRCPTLSPIHESAEE